The following proteins are encoded in a genomic region of Oncorhynchus keta strain PuntledgeMale-10-30-2019 chromosome 8, Oket_V2, whole genome shotgun sequence:
- the LOC118387215 gene encoding 4-galactosyl-N-acetylglucosaminide 3-alpha-L-fucosyltransferase 9-like, with product MLPSTFLTGPLRIILVGILGIGGFLTLFVMYYQSAPSQICPPQPALPRHYSKPSENSSLSKKQPEPDKPIMLLWFWPENRRFDFRDCTTFFNIDGCQLTDDRSLYNKADGVLIFHKSIKHDLSNLPPSPRPPFQKWIWYHVESPTNTIRIPGLENLFNLTLSYREDADIPVRWRLTARKGQGEDFVLPKKDKLVCWIVSNNNPATGTAVRDNYYRELVKHIKVDVYGKAFARFLRYEDYFSTLSSCKFYLSFENSVHRDYITEKLNGPLAAGTVPVVLGPPRQNYEDFVPGDSFIHVNDFPNAKALAEFLLKLDKDDEAYLRYFQWNRNLFAQQHLIQLSQEFIQAICYACDHVGKHKEYRVVHNIYKWYFG from the coding sequence ATGCTGCCTAGTACATTCCTTACTGGACCTTTGCGTATCATCTTGGTGGGGATCCTTGGTATAGGAGGATTTCTGACGCTGTTTGTAATGTACTATCAATCAGCTCCATCTCAGATCTGCCCTCCCCAGCCTGCTTTGCCACGTCATTACTCAAAGCCATCTGAGAACAGCTCCTTGTCTAAGAAgcagccagagccagacaagcccATCATGCTGTTGTGGTTCTGGCCTGAAAACCGCAGATTTGATTTTAGAGATTGCACCACTTTCTTCAACATTGATGGCTGCCAACTGACAGATGACCGGTCTCTGTACAACAAGGCAGACGGGGTGCTCATCTTTCACAAATccatcaaacatgatttatccAACTTGCCTCCATCACCTCGACCACCATTCCAGAAGTGGATCTGGTATCATGTGGAATCACCTACAAACACAATTAGAATACCTGGTCTAGAGAACCTTTTCAACTTGACCTTGAGTTATAGGGAAGATGCAGACATCCCTGTACGTTGGCGCTTAACTGCAAGGAAAGGTCAGGGTGAGGACTTTGTGCTGCCCAAGAAGGATAAATTAGTTTGTTGGATTGTGAGTAACAATAACCCTGCAACTGGAACAGCAGTAAGGGATAACTATTACAGAGAGCTTGTCAAACATATTAAGGTGGATGTCTATGGAAAAGCCTTTGCAAGATTCTTGAGATATGAGGACTACTTCTCAACACTCTCCAGCTGTAAGTTCTACCTCTCCTTTGAGAACTCAGTCCACAGAGACTACATCACTGAGAAGCTTAACGGACCACTTGCAGCAGGAACAGTGCCAGTAGTATTGGGCCCACCGAGACAGAACTATGAGGACTTTGTCCCGGGAGATTCCTTCATCCATGTTAATGACTTTCCCAATGCAAAAGCCCTGGCTGAATTCCTCCTGAAGTTGGACAAGGATGATGAGGCATATCTGCGCTACTTTCAGTGGAATAGAAACTTATTTGCTCAGCAACATCTAATTCAACTGAGTCAAGAGTTCATCCAAGCTATTTGTTATGCCTGTGACCATGTAGGAAAACATAAGGAGTACAGGGTTGTGCACAATATTTACAAATGGTATTTTGGTTAA